In one window of Microbacterium sp. PM5 DNA:
- a CDS encoding LysR family transcriptional regulator, which translates to MDVRHLSVFVAVAREMSFTRAADSLLLAQSAVSTTVRELERELGVELFDRSHRQIRLTGAGEELLTRAQAVLEQMREIGEAVASAATELRGAVTMGLMTGVDLVDVPGLLGRYHARHPAVAVQLRATGLGSSGLVAQLERGEIDLALLAVVDALPASLRGEAVAASPYVLVVPGTHPLADAEGITLAMLEGESFVDLPPGYGSRRIVDDAFAHAGVSRRVLIEVADLSTAAAYVPQGLGLAIVPRFAALAASSGSGRPFADPAPRMPVRIVSLDDAVPAFEVSLAWSRRRPLTAAAQGLIDLLRTELLP; encoded by the coding sequence ATGGATGTGCGCCACCTCTCCGTCTTCGTCGCCGTTGCCCGAGAGATGAGCTTCACGCGGGCGGCCGACAGCCTGCTGCTCGCGCAGTCGGCGGTGTCGACCACCGTGCGCGAGTTGGAACGTGAACTGGGCGTCGAGCTGTTCGACCGTTCTCATCGGCAGATTCGACTCACCGGTGCTGGGGAGGAGTTGCTGACGCGCGCTCAGGCGGTGCTCGAGCAGATGCGCGAGATCGGCGAGGCGGTCGCCTCCGCGGCGACCGAGCTGCGAGGAGCCGTCACGATGGGGCTCATGACGGGCGTCGATCTTGTCGACGTGCCGGGGCTGCTGGGCCGCTATCACGCGCGGCACCCCGCCGTCGCGGTGCAGCTGCGCGCGACGGGGCTGGGATCGTCGGGCCTGGTCGCGCAGCTCGAACGCGGCGAGATCGACCTGGCGCTGCTCGCGGTCGTCGATGCGCTGCCCGCGAGCCTGCGGGGAGAGGCCGTCGCCGCGTCGCCCTACGTGCTCGTCGTGCCCGGCACGCATCCCCTCGCGGATGCCGAGGGGATCACCCTCGCGATGCTCGAGGGGGAGAGCTTCGTGGACCTGCCGCCGGGTTACGGGTCGCGGCGCATCGTCGACGATGCCTTCGCCCACGCCGGGGTGTCGCGCCGTGTGCTCATCGAGGTCGCCGATCTTTCCACCGCCGCCGCGTACGTCCCGCAGGGACTGGGCCTGGCGATCGTGCCGCGTTTCGCGGCGCTGGCGGCCTCGTCGGGCTCGGGGCGTCCGTTCGCCGACCCCGCCCCGCGGATGCCGGTGCGCATCGTGTCGCTCGACGACGCCGTTCCCGCCTTCGAGGTGTCGCTCGCGTGGTCGCGTCGCCGCCCCTTGACCGCCGCCGCGCAGGGCCTCATCGACCTCTTGCGCACAGAGCTGCTGCCGTAG